A single Bifidobacterium scardovii JCM 12489 = DSM 13734 DNA region contains:
- a CDS encoding NADP-dependent isocitrate dehydrogenase, which translates to MAKIKVEGKVVELDGDEMTRVIWKDIKDRLILPYLDVDLEYYDLGIENRDATDDQVTIDAAKAIQREHVGVKCATITPDEARVKEFGLKKMWKSPNGTIRNILGGTIFREPIVISNVPRLVPGWTKPIVVARHAFGDQYKATDFKVPGAGRLTVTFTPADGSEPIEHVVYDYPGGGVAQVQYNLNDSIRGFARACFNYGLLRHYPVYLSTKNTILKAYDGQFKDIFAEVFETEYKARYEAEGLTYEHRLIDDMVASSLKWHGGYVWACKNYDGDVQSDTVAQGFGSLGLMTSVLMTPDGQTVEAEAAHGTVTRHYRRWQKGEKTSTNPIASIYAWTGGLKHRADLDGTPEVRHFAETLEKVIISTVESGRMTKDLALLIGPDEPWLDTDGFMDALDGELAKALH; encoded by the coding sequence ATGGCCAAAATCAAGGTCGAAGGCAAGGTCGTCGAACTCGACGGCGACGAGATGACCCGCGTCATCTGGAAGGACATCAAGGACAGGCTGATCCTGCCGTATCTGGACGTGGACCTCGAATACTACGACCTGGGCATCGAGAACCGCGACGCCACCGACGACCAGGTGACCATCGACGCGGCCAAGGCGATCCAGCGCGAGCATGTGGGCGTCAAGTGCGCCACCATCACCCCCGACGAGGCCCGCGTCAAGGAGTTCGGGCTCAAGAAGATGTGGAAGTCCCCCAACGGCACGATCCGCAACATCCTGGGCGGTACGATCTTCCGCGAGCCGATCGTCATCTCCAACGTGCCGCGCCTGGTGCCCGGCTGGACCAAGCCGATCGTCGTGGCCCGCCACGCCTTCGGCGACCAGTACAAGGCCACCGACTTCAAGGTGCCCGGCGCCGGCCGGCTGACCGTGACCTTCACCCCGGCCGACGGCTCCGAGCCGATCGAGCACGTGGTGTACGACTACCCCGGCGGCGGCGTGGCGCAGGTGCAGTACAACCTCAACGATTCCATCCGCGGATTCGCCCGCGCCTGCTTCAACTACGGCCTGCTGCGCCACTACCCCGTGTACCTGTCGACCAAGAACACGATCCTCAAGGCCTACGACGGCCAGTTCAAGGACATCTTCGCCGAGGTGTTCGAGACCGAATACAAGGCGCGTTACGAGGCCGAGGGACTGACCTACGAGCACCGCCTGATCGACGACATGGTCGCCAGCTCCCTCAAGTGGCACGGCGGCTACGTGTGGGCGTGCAAGAACTACGACGGCGACGTGCAGTCCGACACCGTGGCCCAGGGCTTCGGCTCGCTCGGCCTCATGACCTCCGTGCTCATGACGCCCGACGGCCAGACCGTCGAGGCCGAGGCGGCGCACGGCACCGTGACCCGCCACTACCGCCGCTGGCAGAAGGGCGAGAAGACCTCCACGAATCCGATCGCGTCGATCTACGCGTGGACCGGCGGCCTCAAGCACCGCGCCGATCTCGACGGCACGCCCGAGGTTCGCCACTTCGCGGAAACGCTGGAGAAGGTCATCATCTCCACCGTCGAGTCCGGCCGCATGACCAAGGACCTGGCGCTGCTGATCGGCCCGGATGAGCCGTGGCTCGACACCGACGGGTTCATGGACGCGCTGGATGGGGAGCTCGCCAAGGCGCTGCACTGA
- a CDS encoding Rv3235 family protein, with amino-acid sequence MENDFHDAFRYRARSPLPTVDGFLFIELSTQPIPYHIAYCYAGVVDPELCHMLARQSCRIACMAKDVTRGRLPRSKLRRFVTPQCSARLLTMSDLIGRDADQAGGQLGLPVIPQMVSGMMITPERIESAVHLTVGADHHWVNLSMRYIGSRWLCDMADVG; translated from the coding sequence ATGGAAAACGACTTCCACGACGCGTTCCGCTACCGTGCGCGATCCCCGCTGCCGACCGTCGACGGCTTTCTGTTCATCGAGCTGTCGACCCAGCCGATCCCGTATCACATCGCCTATTGCTATGCCGGCGTCGTGGACCCGGAACTGTGCCACATGCTGGCCCGGCAGTCGTGCCGCATCGCCTGCATGGCCAAGGACGTGACGCGCGGGCGCCTGCCCCGGTCGAAATTGCGTCGTTTCGTCACGCCGCAGTGCTCCGCGCGCCTCCTGACGATGTCGGATCTGATCGGCCGCGACGCCGACCAGGCCGGCGGGCAGCTGGGACTGCCGGTGATACCCCAGATGGTCAGCGGGATGATGATCACGCCCGAACGCATCGAGTCGGCCGTGCACCTGACCGTCGGCGCCGACCACCACTGGGTGAACCTGTCGATGCGCTACATCGGCAGCCGATGGCTGTGCGACATGGCCGACGTCGGTTGA
- a CDS encoding tyrosine-type recombinase/integrase: MADRVTRVKPNSWNNECSWMRVMCRHIGGVRLADLTAEHLRRMTSDLLATRKVKTVSDYLRLLSSMLENAIDDGIIAANPCRRVKLPRKAEYEPLVLDREQPRAMIGATSTDDARIRGDADDDAEMWSIMFELAFASGLREGERYAIMPFQLERRDNHPGIRVCQQLQEYKGGPNATIPAWLNARHLSGNIWLTTLKTNAGTRFVPISENLWNRIWTRIRNHRIADHELVFTNNQGRPIRRTVEIRRWKKALETAGLPYTRIHDARHWTATQIAMSGAAPDERMALIGHADMTTNAHYTHWNTQALADAMNRAIPPLASDDVIEAEVLDAEEG, translated from the coding sequence ATGGCGGACCGCGTCACCCGCGTCAAGCCGAACAGCTGGAACAACGAATGCAGCTGGATGCGCGTCATGTGCCGGCATATCGGGGGAGTGCGCCTGGCGGACCTGACCGCCGAACACCTGCGCCGCATGACCTCCGACCTGCTGGCCACCCGCAAGGTCAAGACCGTCAGCGACTACCTGCGACTGCTATCGAGCATGCTCGAGAACGCCATCGACGACGGCATCATCGCCGCCAACCCCTGCCGCAGGGTCAAACTGCCCCGCAAAGCCGAATACGAGCCACTGGTGCTCGACCGCGAACAGCCACGCGCCATGATCGGCGCAACCTCCACCGACGACGCCCGCATACGCGGCGACGCCGACGACGACGCGGAAATGTGGAGCATCATGTTCGAACTCGCGTTCGCCTCCGGACTGCGCGAAGGCGAACGCTACGCCATCATGCCCTTCCAACTCGAACGACGAGACAACCACCCCGGCATCAGGGTCTGCCAGCAACTCCAGGAATACAAAGGCGGCCCCAACGCCACCATCCCCGCATGGCTCAACGCCCGCCACCTCTCCGGCAACATCTGGCTCACCACCCTCAAAACCAACGCCGGCACACGATTCGTCCCCATCAGCGAAAACCTCTGGAACCGCATCTGGACACGCATCCGCAACCACCGCATCGCCGACCACGAACTCGTCTTCACCAACAACCAAGGCAGACCCATCCGCCGCACCGTCGAAATACGCCGCTGGAAAAAAGCCCTCGAAACCGCCGGACTGCCCTACACCCGCATCCACGACGCCCGCCACTGGACCGCCACCCAAATCGCCATGAGCGGCGCCGCCCCCGACGAACGCATGGCCCTCATCGGACACGCCGACATGACGACCAACGCCCACTACACCCACTGGAACACCCAGGCGCTCGCCGACGCGATGAACCGGGCCATACCCCCGCTTGCCTCCGACGACGTGATCGAAGCGGAGGTCCTGGACGCGGAGGAAGGATAA
- a CDS encoding GuaB3 family IMP dehydrogenase-related protein — translation MSQEIEIGLGKKGRLAYSLDDVAIVPSRRTRDPEAVSTAWQVDAYEFDVPVIGAPMDSVTSPATAIAMGKLGALGVLDLEGLWTRYENPEPLFEEIASLPAEDATRRIQEIYAEPIKAELITARLHEIRNAGVTVAGSLSPQHVQEFYSTVVGAGVDLFVIRGTVVSAEHVSDGHEPLNLKKFIYDLDVPVIVGGAANYTAALHLMRTGAAGVLVGFGGGAVSATRTTIGVHAPMATAIADVAEARRDYMDESGGRYVQVIADGGMGDSGSFVKALAMGADAVMLGAPLARATEAPGRGKHWGAEARHQTLPRGYRTDVGTVGSLEQILFGPSHQADGQVNYIGALRRAMASTGYVDVKNFQRCSVVVTPYGR, via the coding sequence ATGTCTCAGGAAATTGAAATCGGTCTGGGCAAGAAGGGCCGTCTGGCCTACTCCCTCGACGACGTCGCCATTGTTCCCTCGCGCCGCACCCGCGATCCCGAGGCCGTCTCCACGGCCTGGCAGGTGGATGCCTACGAATTCGACGTGCCGGTGATCGGCGCCCCGATGGACTCGGTGACCAGCCCGGCGACCGCGATCGCCATGGGCAAGCTCGGCGCCCTCGGCGTGCTCGATCTCGAAGGCCTGTGGACCCGTTACGAGAATCCCGAGCCGCTGTTCGAGGAGATCGCCTCGCTGCCGGCCGAAGATGCCACGCGGCGCATCCAGGAGATCTACGCCGAGCCGATCAAGGCCGAGCTGATCACCGCCCGCCTGCATGAGATCCGCAACGCCGGCGTCACCGTCGCCGGCTCCCTGTCGCCGCAGCATGTGCAGGAGTTCTATTCCACCGTGGTCGGCGCCGGCGTCGACCTGTTCGTGATCCGCGGCACGGTCGTCTCCGCCGAGCACGTCTCGGACGGCCACGAGCCGCTCAATCTCAAGAAGTTCATCTACGACCTCGACGTGCCGGTCATCGTCGGCGGCGCGGCCAACTACACCGCCGCCCTGCATCTGATGCGCACGGGCGCGGCCGGCGTGCTGGTCGGGTTCGGCGGCGGCGCCGTGTCCGCCACGCGCACCACGATCGGCGTGCACGCCCCGATGGCCACGGCGATCGCCGACGTCGCCGAGGCGCGCCGCGACTACATGGACGAGTCCGGCGGCCGCTACGTGCAGGTCATCGCCGACGGCGGCATGGGCGACTCGGGCAGCTTCGTCAAGGCGCTGGCCATGGGCGCCGACGCGGTGATGCTCGGCGCGCCCCTCGCCCGCGCCACCGAAGCCCCCGGCCGCGGCAAGCACTGGGGTGCCGAGGCACGCCACCAGACGCTACCGCGCGGCTACCGCACCGATGTCGGCACGGTCGGTTCCCTCGAGCAGATCCTGTTCGGGCCGAGCCATCAGGCCGACGGCCAGGTGAACTACATTGGCGCGCTGCGCCGCGCCATGGCCTCCACCGGGTACGTGGACGTCAAGAACTTCCAGCGCTGCAGCGTGGTGGTCACGCCCTACGGCCGCTGA